Proteins from a genomic interval of Coraliomargarita sinensis:
- a CDS encoding GNAT family N-acetyltransferase, whose protein sequence is MKLAAVTTAEEIDCIARLAETCWKHHYIPIIGEAQVDYMLRQYQSTESIREQIAAGRKYAIIRESDGEPLGYLGYDLCEEHLFLSKLYVLPSTQRRGVGKWALDKLCQRYPECRIRLTVNKQNHSAIKFYAQNDFAMSGPVVTDIGHGFVMDDWKMEKKRCRAHTPPA, encoded by the coding sequence ATGAAACTCGCAGCAGTCACGACCGCCGAAGAGATTGATTGTATTGCCCGCTTGGCGGAAACCTGCTGGAAGCATCATTACATTCCGATTATCGGGGAAGCTCAGGTCGACTACATGTTGCGCCAATACCAGTCGACTGAATCGATCCGTGAACAAATTGCCGCAGGTCGCAAGTATGCGATTATTCGTGAGTCTGACGGCGAGCCCTTGGGCTACCTCGGCTATGATCTTTGCGAGGAGCATCTCTTTCTGAGTAAACTCTATGTATTACCAAGCACACAGAGGCGGGGAGTCGGCAAATGGGCGCTTGATAAATTGTGTCAGCGCTATCCCGAGTGCCGTATCCGTCTTACGGTAAACAAGCAGAACCACAGCGCGATTAAGTTTTACGCGCAAAATGACTTCGCCATGAGTGGACCGGTTGTCACCGATATCGGTCACGGCTTCGTCATGGATGACTGGAAGATGGAGAAAAAGCGATGCCGGGCTCATACGCCACCGGCCTAA
- a CDS encoding translation initiation factor, whose amino-acid sequence MSKRIDTGGGESLGANPFDTLSSTGLPKAQKGSSGATSKKKPKAAPKKGRVELRREKSGRGGKTVTTLSDFATHLPLGELDKLAFDLKKSCACGGTLKGRTIELQGDVRDRAVAELEKRGFQPVRAGG is encoded by the coding sequence ATGAGCAAGCGCATCGATACCGGCGGCGGGGAATCACTCGGCGCGAATCCATTCGACACACTTTCTTCGACCGGCTTGCCGAAAGCCCAAAAAGGATCGTCGGGGGCGACCTCGAAAAAAAAGCCCAAGGCGGCTCCAAAGAAAGGACGAGTCGAATTGCGACGTGAAAAAAGTGGCCGGGGCGGCAAGACCGTGACGACCTTGTCGGACTTCGCCACGCATTTGCCTTTGGGTGAGCTGGATAAATTGGCTTTCGATTTAAAGAAGTCCTGCGCCTGCGGCGGTACTTTGAAGGGGCGCACGATTGAGCTGCAGGGCGATGTGCGGGACCGCGCCGTTGCCGAATTGGAAAAACGCGGCTTTCAGCCGGTTCGAGCCGGCGGATAG
- a CDS encoding 3-dehydroquinate synthase II: MSSRLQFCEVEAVETIGEGTRVCLDLADRLEPEEGLLLGDTGHGYLLVLSENQSSETYPPRPFRVNCGAIHHYLLGENEKTRYLSDLTPEMSVMVVHAGSGAQRMVPIGRIKIEKRPLLRIIARYAGKRISATLQQADSVRLMRQAGEVVDVKSVQPGDSVCFLSDQPGRHLGERIEEDIQET; encoded by the coding sequence ATGTCTAGCCGGTTGCAATTTTGTGAAGTCGAAGCGGTGGAAACCATCGGGGAGGGCACTCGGGTCTGTCTGGATCTGGCTGACCGTTTGGAACCCGAGGAGGGACTTTTGCTCGGGGACACGGGGCACGGCTATTTACTGGTTCTGTCCGAGAACCAATCCTCGGAAACCTATCCGCCGCGTCCCTTCCGTGTGAACTGTGGCGCGATCCACCACTACCTTCTGGGCGAGAATGAAAAGACCCGTTATCTGAGCGATTTGACGCCCGAGATGTCGGTCATGGTGGTGCATGCTGGAAGCGGCGCGCAACGCATGGTACCGATCGGCCGCATTAAAATCGAGAAGCGGCCGCTCCTCCGTATAATCGCGCGGTATGCGGGGAAGCGTATTTCCGCAACGCTGCAGCAAGCCGACAGTGTTCGCTTGATGCGCCAGGCCGGGGAGGTGGTGGATGTGAAGTCCGTTCAACCTGGTGACTCGGTCTGTTTCCTGTCCGATCAGCCCGGCCGGCACTTGGGCGAGCGGATTGAGGAAGATATTCAGGAAACTTAA